One stretch of Pseudoramibacter sp. DNA includes these proteins:
- the hemC gene encoding hydroxymethylbilane synthase, producing MDKKCVRVGTRGSQLALTQTKWVIAQLREACPEYDFELKVIRTRGDADQKRPLDQIGGKGLFTKEIEDELLSGQIQMAVHSMKDMPAQLPEGLTLLPPPAREDPSDVLVTHEDIWGIEELREGAVIGTGSKRRAFQIRQLRPDIQCVNIRGNIDTRLRKLDEQHLDGIVLAAAGMKRLGVYNQENYNILTLEPSDFICAPAQGILALEAREDNMAVRKMAEQIADRTAAIQMKAERAFLVALNGDCHLPIGAYCDINQKGRLTLHGIYGDASGAHIAMASVMGNCCEAETLGVDLAKQLKGEVEG from the coding sequence ATGGATAAAAAATGCGTGCGCGTTGGCACACGGGGGAGTCAGCTGGCGCTGACCCAAACCAAGTGGGTCATTGCGCAGTTAAGAGAAGCCTGCCCCGAATACGATTTTGAGCTGAAGGTGATCCGGACCCGCGGAGATGCAGATCAGAAGCGGCCTTTGGATCAAATCGGCGGAAAAGGGCTTTTTACGAAAGAAATCGAAGATGAGCTGTTGAGCGGCCAGATTCAGATGGCCGTTCACAGCATGAAAGACATGCCGGCACAGCTGCCTGAAGGCTTGACTCTCCTGCCGCCGCCGGCACGGGAAGATCCGTCGGATGTGCTGGTGACCCACGAGGATATCTGGGGCATCGAAGAACTCCGGGAAGGCGCCGTGATCGGAACGGGCAGCAAACGCCGGGCCTTTCAGATCAGACAGCTGCGGCCGGACATTCAGTGCGTCAACATCCGCGGCAATATTGATACGCGGCTGAGAAAACTGGACGAACAGCATCTGGACGGCATCGTTCTGGCCGCTGCAGGCATGAAGCGCCTGGGGGTTTACAACCAGGAAAATTATAACATTCTGACTCTGGAACCCAGTGATTTCATCTGTGCGCCGGCCCAGGGCATTCTGGCCCTGGAAGCCCGGGAAGACAACATGGCGGTCCGCAAAATGGCAGAACAGATTGCCGACCGCACCGCGGCCATTCAGATGAAGGCCGAACGGGCTTTCCTCGTGGCGCTGAACGGCGACTGCCATCTGCCCATCGGCGCGTACTGCGACATCAATCAGAAGGGCCGTCTGACCCTTCACGGCATTTACGGAGATGCGTCAGGGGCTCACATTGCCATGGCTTCTGTCATGGGCAACTGCTGCGAAGCCGAAACTCTCGGCGTCGATTTGGCCAAACAGCTGAAAGGGGAAGTGGAAGGATGA
- a CDS encoding lysophospholipid acyltransferase family protein, with protein MTFFRTLIWFIRFWLYQIAAIPLYFKVCRLRKQGKTEEHDALLHRIVGKWARTMFTMAGGQVETSGLENLVDGPAVYVSNHLGYFDIPLMIGFLGDDTKPMMAKKQIAKIPGIAAWMRELHCVFVDRSHPRESVKALKESEYWLSQGYSMVIFPEGTRSKDGAVHTFKSGAFRIAKKDGVPVVPCVIEGTERMMRPGSVWIHPAKVSLTVLKPIQTSDFDKKAWRELPETARARIASYRRRQLEQREEEEK; from the coding sequence ATGACTTTTTTCAGGACCCTGATCTGGTTCATTCGATTCTGGCTCTATCAAATCGCGGCCATTCCCCTTTATTTTAAGGTCTGCCGCCTGCGGAAACAGGGCAAGACGGAAGAACACGACGCCCTGCTTCACCGGATCGTCGGCAAGTGGGCCAGGACGATGTTTACGATGGCCGGCGGTCAGGTTGAAACTTCAGGGCTTGAAAACCTCGTCGACGGTCCGGCGGTGTACGTTTCCAATCATTTGGGCTATTTTGACATCCCTCTGATGATCGGGTTTTTAGGCGATGACACCAAGCCGATGATGGCCAAGAAACAAATCGCCAAAATTCCGGGCATCGCGGCCTGGATGCGGGAACTGCACTGTGTTTTTGTGGACCGCAGCCATCCCCGGGAATCGGTGAAGGCGTTAAAAGAAAGCGAATACTGGCTGTCCCAGGGCTATTCCATGGTCATTTTCCCGGAAGGCACCCGCTCCAAAGACGGGGCAGTGCATACTTTTAAATCCGGGGCCTTTCGCATCGCCAAAAAAGACGGCGTGCCGGTTGTGCCCTGTGTCATTGAGGGGACGGAGCGCATGATGCGCCCGGGGTCCGTCTGGATTCACCCGGCGAAGGTTTCGCTGACAGTGCTCAAACCGATCCAGACATCAGATTTTGACAAAAAAGCGTGGCGGGAGCTGCCGGAAACGGCGCGTGCCAGGATTGCGTCGTACCGCAGACGCCAGCTTGAACAGCGAGAAGAAGAGGAAAAATAG
- a CDS encoding sirohydrochlorin cobaltochelatase yields MKKQALLVISFGTSYHETYHKTIEKICQDLQAAFPESDLFLAYTSKIIVKKLKKRDGIDIMTPTEAMDQIVAGGYDEVLCQTTHVINGHEFYGMIQELRAYVTKVPSIKIGRPLLSSHDDFKQVTDIVLGQVPPLSPVDAMVLMGHGTEHHANSAYPAMDHYLKQAGGPQIYMATVEGYPTLSEVRRHLKARHIHRVSLMPFMVVAGDHALNDMAGEEEDSWKNQLKRDGFDVHCIVKGMGELPAIRSLFVEHLQNGVDIKELL; encoded by the coding sequence ATGAAAAAACAGGCATTGCTGGTCATCTCGTTCGGGACTTCCTATCACGAGACTTACCACAAAACCATCGAAAAAATTTGTCAGGACCTGCAGGCGGCTTTTCCTGAAAGCGATTTGTTTTTGGCCTACACGTCAAAAATCATCGTCAAGAAATTAAAGAAGCGGGACGGCATCGACATCATGACCCCTACAGAGGCGATGGATCAAATTGTCGCAGGGGGCTACGACGAAGTGCTGTGCCAGACCACCCACGTGATCAACGGCCACGAATTCTACGGCATGATCCAGGAACTCAGAGCTTACGTGACGAAAGTGCCGAGCATTAAGATCGGCCGCCCGCTTTTGAGCAGCCACGACGATTTTAAACAGGTGACCGACATCGTGCTCGGACAGGTGCCGCCGCTGTCGCCGGTGGATGCCATGGTCCTCATGGGCCACGGCACGGAACACCACGCTAATTCGGCATACCCGGCCATGGACCATTATTTGAAACAGGCCGGCGGCCCGCAGATTTACATGGCGACGGTGGAAGGCTATCCGACCCTGTCCGAAGTGCGCCGCCATTTAAAAGCCCGGCACATCCACCGCGTGTCGCTGATGCCCTTTATGGTCGTTGCAGGGGATCATGCCCTCAACGACATGGCCGGAGAGGAAGAAGACTCCTGGAAAAATCAGCTTAAAAGGGACGGCTTTGACGTGCACTGTATTGTGAAGGGGATGGGAGAGCTGCCAGCGATCCGCAGCTTATTTGTCGAACATCTTCAAAACGGAGTTGATATAAAGGAGTTATTATGA
- the hemB gene encoding porphobilinogen synthase, whose amino-acid sequence MLPTRLRKNEKIRQLIRETRLSMDDVVYPVFVIEGTDIKEEIPSMKGQYRYSIDRLDEAVEMFKAAGIEYIILFGIPDESKKDAEGTPAFADDGIVQQAIRKLKTLMPELYIVGDVCLCEYKADGHCCFFEENGDIKRGKSLDTLCKVAVSQARAGVDMIAPSDMMDGHIAALRKALDDAGYESIPIMGYSAKFASTFYGPFRDAADSAPAFGDRRSYQMDPANGKEALKEIELDIEEGADIVMVKPAMPYLDVLSQGKELSFLPMAAYQVSGEYAMIRTAVDQGLLNERAIFESLLCIKRAGAEIIITYFAPILKDLLAKYQD is encoded by the coding sequence ATGTTACCGACCAGATTGAGAAAAAATGAAAAAATCCGCCAATTGATCCGCGAAACACGTCTGTCCATGGACGATGTGGTGTACCCGGTTTTTGTGATCGAAGGCACGGATATTAAAGAAGAAATTCCGTCCATGAAAGGACAGTACCGCTATTCCATTGACCGCCTCGATGAAGCGGTCGAAATGTTCAAGGCGGCAGGCATTGAATATATTATTTTATTTGGCATTCCAGATGAAAGCAAAAAAGACGCTGAAGGCACACCGGCCTTTGCAGATGACGGCATCGTGCAGCAGGCGATCCGGAAGCTCAAAACCCTGATGCCGGAACTGTACATCGTCGGCGATGTGTGCCTGTGCGAATACAAGGCAGACGGCCACTGCTGCTTCTTTGAAGAAAACGGAGACATCAAACGGGGCAAATCTCTGGATACCCTGTGCAAAGTGGCGGTGAGCCAGGCCCGCGCCGGCGTCGACATGATCGCGCCGTCCGACATGATGGACGGACACATCGCCGCCTTGAGAAAAGCGCTGGACGACGCCGGTTACGAAAGCATTCCGATCATGGGCTATTCGGCCAAATTCGCCTCGACTTTCTACGGCCCCTTCCGGGACGCTGCTGATTCCGCGCCGGCCTTCGGCGACCGCCGTTCCTATCAGATGGACCCGGCCAACGGCAAGGAAGCCCTCAAGGAAATCGAACTGGATATCGAAGAAGGCGCCGATATCGTCATGGTCAAACCCGCGATGCCTTATCTGGATGTCCTGAGCCAGGGCAAGGAACTGTCATTTCTGCCCATGGCCGCCTATCAGGTTTCCGGCGAATACGCCATGATCCGCACGGCTGTGGATCAGGGGCTTTTGAATGAACGGGCCATTTTTGAAAGCCTGCTCTGCATTAAACGGGCTGGCGCCGAAATTATCATCACTTATTTTGCGCCGATTTTGAAAGATTTGCTTGCGAAGTACCAGGACTAA
- the hemL gene encoding glutamate-1-semialdehyde 2,1-aminomutase — MNHEQSEKLFKRAKQVIPGGVNSPVRAFKNVGIAPVFAEKGKGSKITDADQNVYTDYICSWGPLIFGHASDIYYHDIDKALAKGSTFGLATEIEIEMAETLVDAFPSVDQVRMVNSGTEATMSAIRLARGYTGREKFIKFEGCYHGHSDSLLVKSGSGTLTFGEPTSAGVTKGTAKDTLVAVYNDLDSVKALFAENKGEIACVIVEPVAGNMGVVPPNPGFMEGLRAITEEEGALLIFDEVITGFRVAYGGAQTLMNIKPDLTTVGKIIGGGMPVGAFGGRADIMAMLAPDGPVYQAGTLSGNPIAMHMGLNTLRYLKAHPETYDIVNARAKRLAEGFEANIKATGVKATVNRYAGMSALFFTDRKVENFDDVMTSDTKIYADYFRKMLDMGNMLPPSQYEGIFVSRAHSEADIEKTIADNRKALEAIAEGR, encoded by the coding sequence ATGAATCACGAACAATCAGAAAAATTATTTAAACGGGCCAAACAGGTGATTCCCGGCGGGGTGAACTCGCCGGTCCGCGCCTTTAAAAACGTCGGCATCGCGCCGGTTTTTGCAGAAAAGGGCAAGGGTTCCAAGATCACCGACGCCGATCAGAACGTCTACACGGATTATATCTGTTCCTGGGGGCCGCTGATTTTCGGTCACGCTTCAGATATTTACTACCACGACATCGACAAGGCGCTGGCCAAGGGCAGCACCTTCGGCCTGGCGACGGAAATTGAAATCGAAATGGCAGAAACCCTGGTGGACGCCTTCCCCAGTGTGGATCAGGTCCGCATGGTCAACTCCGGCACCGAAGCGACCATGTCTGCGATTCGTCTGGCCCGGGGCTATACGGGACGGGAAAAATTTATTAAGTTTGAAGGCTGCTATCACGGCCATTCCGATTCCCTGCTCGTGAAATCCGGCTCAGGCACCCTGACCTTTGGCGAACCCACCAGCGCCGGGGTCACCAAGGGCACTGCCAAGGACACCCTGGTCGCCGTGTACAACGATCTGGATTCGGTCAAGGCGCTCTTCGCCGAAAACAAAGGGGAAATTGCCTGCGTCATCGTGGAACCGGTGGCCGGCAACATGGGCGTCGTCCCGCCAAATCCGGGCTTTATGGAAGGCCTGCGCGCCATTACCGAAGAAGAAGGCGCGCTTTTGATTTTCGACGAAGTGATCACCGGCTTCAGGGTCGCTTACGGCGGCGCTCAGACGCTGATGAACATCAAGCCGGATCTGACCACTGTCGGTAAAATCATCGGCGGGGGGATGCCGGTGGGTGCCTTTGGCGGACGCGCAGACATCATGGCGATGCTGGCGCCGGACGGCCCGGTTTATCAGGCCGGGACCCTGTCGGGCAATCCCATCGCGATGCACATGGGGCTCAATACCCTGCGCTACCTCAAAGCCCATCCGGAAACCTACGACATTGTCAACGCCCGGGCGAAACGTCTGGCCGAAGGCTTTGAAGCCAACATCAAGGCCACCGGCGTCAAAGCAACAGTGAACCGCTACGCCGGCATGTCGGCGCTGTTCTTCACTGACCGGAAAGTGGAAAACTTTGACGATGTCATGACCAGCGACACGAAAATTTACGCGGATTATTTCAGAAAGATGCTCGACATGGGCAACATGCTGCCGCCGTCCCAGTACGAAGGGATTTTCGTTTCCCGGGCGCACAGCGAAGCCGATATCGAAAAGACCATCGCGGACAACCGCAAGGCTCTGGAAGCTATTGCCGAAGGGCGTTAA
- the hemA gene encoding glutamyl-tRNA reductase has translation MEIVTVGLDHRKAPMEVREKAAFTVRSLAQVTEQLKARGISEVVVLSTCNRSEIYAASEDAEAAIEALKAYYVDYKTPEIAPYLYAYDGRDAVWHLFRVVAGLDSMILGEDQILGQSKDALANAEKVHGAGKFLTKAFREAITFSKKIKTVYKISETPLSLSSTAVKHVKRLFPDDYQNKKVLIIGSGKMGTLALQYMDAEGFKDVTMTNRTYHPPVDYQKTYHGDVKVVPYPERYRIVPEMDVIIAATASPHTILKQADFPALTKPLLLIDLALPRDIDPKLGEMDGVTLLTIDDFNHIIDETKAYRERVAQKIAVAVEDAVDEMMEWLKKSKVDGMVGDLNRKAARRSEETIEILNKRYHFEGKDYAFLKKIVHSEFRKMVMPTVKKLKALEDDKSIKQAKKAYGILLETEDDA, from the coding sequence GTGGAAATCGTAACGGTAGGTTTGGACCATCGGAAAGCGCCGATGGAAGTTCGGGAAAAGGCGGCCTTTACGGTCCGCTCGCTGGCGCAGGTCACCGAGCAGTTGAAAGCCCGGGGTATTTCAGAAGTGGTGGTGCTTTCAACCTGCAACCGCAGCGAAATTTATGCGGCGTCGGAAGATGCAGAAGCTGCCATCGAGGCTTTAAAAGCCTATTATGTGGATTACAAAACGCCGGAAATCGCTCCGTATCTTTACGCCTATGACGGGCGCGACGCCGTGTGGCATCTTTTCAGAGTTGTGGCAGGACTGGATTCGATGATTTTAGGCGAAGATCAGATCCTGGGCCAGTCGAAGGACGCCTTGGCCAACGCTGAAAAAGTACACGGCGCAGGCAAGTTTCTCACCAAAGCTTTCCGGGAAGCGATCACTTTTTCGAAAAAGATCAAGACCGTCTATAAAATCTCCGAAACGCCGCTGTCGCTGTCGTCCACGGCGGTGAAGCACGTGAAGCGGCTGTTCCCGGACGATTATCAAAATAAAAAGGTCTTGATCATCGGGTCAGGAAAAATGGGCACCCTGGCGCTGCAGTACATGGACGCCGAAGGTTTTAAAGACGTGACCATGACCAACCGGACCTATCATCCGCCGGTGGACTATCAGAAGACGTATCACGGCGACGTGAAGGTCGTGCCCTATCCGGAACGCTACCGCATCGTGCCGGAGATGGACGTGATCATCGCGGCGACCGCTTCACCGCATACGATTTTAAAACAAGCGGATTTCCCGGCGCTGACAAAGCCGCTGCTCCTCATCGACCTGGCCCTTCCCCGGGACATTGACCCGAAGCTCGGCGAAATGGACGGGGTGACCCTGCTCACCATCGACGATTTCAACCACATCATCGACGAAACCAAGGCCTATCGGGAACGGGTGGCGCAGAAAATTGCAGTAGCTGTCGAAGACGCTGTCGATGAGATGATGGAATGGCTTAAGAAGTCCAAGGTCGACGGAATGGTCGGCGACCTCAACCGGAAGGCAGCCCGCCGTTCGGAAGAAACCATTGAAATTCTCAACAAGCGCTATCACTTTGAAGGGAAGGATTACGCTTTTCTCAAGAAGATCGTGCATTCCGAATTCCGAAAGATGGTGATGCCCACCGTCAAAAAGCTCAAGGCCCTGGAAGATGACAAGAGCATCAAACAGGCGAAAAAAGCTTACGGCATCCTCCTTGAAACCGAGGACGACGCCTGA
- the cbiT gene encoding precorrin-6Y C5,15-methyltransferase (decarboxylating) subunit CbiT: MSEIAGYQDDRYVRGKAPMTKREIRILTIAFLEIKPEDVVVDIGAGTGGITMEAAHAAYRGKVYAVEGKAEAQKLILENKAQFGAEAVTLVPGQAPEALAEIKEPVDKIIVGGTGGKMEEIFKWAKDHLRTGGKINANFITLENAAKARVLMSQYFTDVEVVEIGVSRGRKVGGLTMMTAQNPVYLITAVQP, from the coding sequence ATGAGTGAAATAGCAGGTTATCAGGACGATCGGTACGTGCGCGGCAAAGCGCCGATGACCAAGCGGGAAATCCGTATCTTGACCATTGCCTTTCTGGAGATCAAGCCTGAGGACGTTGTCGTGGATATCGGCGCCGGCACAGGGGGCATCACGATGGAAGCCGCCCACGCGGCTTACCGCGGCAAAGTGTACGCCGTCGAGGGCAAGGCTGAGGCGCAGAAGCTGATCCTCGAAAACAAAGCGCAGTTTGGCGCAGAAGCCGTGACCCTCGTTCCGGGACAGGCGCCGGAAGCCCTGGCGGAGATTAAAGAACCCGTGGATAAAATCATCGTCGGGGGCACCGGCGGCAAAATGGAAGAAATTTTCAAGTGGGCCAAAGATCATCTGCGCACCGGCGGCAAAATCAACGCCAATTTTATCACGCTGGAAAATGCAGCCAAGGCGCGGGTTTTAATGTCCCAGTATTTTACAGACGTTGAAGTGGTTGAAATCGGCGTCAGCCGGGGCCGAAAAGTCGGCGGCCTGACCATGATGACCGCCCAGAATCCGGTGTATTTAATCACCGCGGTGCAGCCTTAA
- the cbiD gene encoding cobalt-precorrin-5B (C(1))-methyltransferase CbiD — protein MSRDQIKHPLNRYIEKGNKRMRYGYTTGSCATAASKAAAVMLLSGQKLETIDIGTPKGWDLTIDLFDCRISDEAASCAVVKDAGDDPDVTDGMRVYASVKLTNTPGVTFKRGKGLGLVTLPGLSIPPGEPAINPIPRKMMRRELAAVASKYDYDGGFEVTISLPDGEALAKRTFNPKLGVEGGLSIIGTTGIVTPMSEESLKASMRLELSVLKEKGFRDILFVPGNYGADFAEELGLKTDRMIKISNFVGYMFEQAEKMQIKRILFVGHLGKLVKVAGGIFQTHSSMADARMEILTAHAACLGADQHCAERLMACTTTDDAVEVLQDCGFGRDYFDRLAERVKWRCERKVYQNIAVEVVLFSRKHGLLGKSENAEEFEALFK, from the coding sequence ATGAGCCGAGATCAAATCAAGCATCCCCTGAACCGTTATATCGAAAAAGGCAATAAACGGATGCGCTACGGCTACACGACGGGATCCTGCGCCACGGCTGCTTCAAAGGCGGCGGCAGTGATGCTTCTTTCCGGGCAGAAGCTGGAAACGATAGACATCGGTACGCCAAAGGGCTGGGACCTGACCATCGATCTTTTCGACTGCCGGATTTCGGACGAAGCAGCGTCCTGCGCCGTCGTCAAAGACGCCGGAGATGATCCGGACGTCACCGATGGCATGCGGGTGTACGCCAGCGTAAAACTGACCAACACCCCCGGTGTCACGTTCAAGCGCGGCAAGGGACTGGGTCTGGTGACTCTGCCCGGGCTGTCCATTCCGCCGGGAGAGCCGGCCATCAACCCGATCCCCCGGAAAATGATGCGCCGGGAACTGGCCGCCGTGGCGTCAAAGTACGATTATGACGGCGGCTTTGAAGTGACGATTTCCCTGCCCGACGGCGAAGCTCTGGCCAAACGGACCTTTAACCCCAAACTCGGGGTCGAAGGGGGCCTGTCCATCATCGGCACCACGGGAATCGTCACACCCATGAGCGAAGAGTCCCTCAAGGCGTCCATGCGTCTGGAACTGTCGGTTTTAAAAGAAAAGGGCTTCCGGGATATTTTGTTTGTGCCGGGGAATTACGGCGCCGATTTTGCGGAGGAACTGGGCCTCAAAACGGACCGCATGATAAAAATCAGCAACTTTGTGGGCTACATGTTTGAACAGGCGGAAAAAATGCAGATCAAACGCATTTTGTTTGTGGGCCATCTGGGCAAGCTCGTGAAAGTCGCCGGCGGCATTTTCCAGACCCATTCTTCGATGGCCGATGCCAGAATGGAAATCCTGACGGCCCACGCCGCCTGCCTCGGCGCTGATCAGCACTGCGCTGAACGGCTCATGGCGTGCACGACAACCGACGACGCCGTCGAAGTCCTTCAGGACTGCGGGTTTGGCCGGGATTATTTCGACCGTCTCGCCGAACGGGTCAAATGGCGCTGCGAACGCAAAGTGTATCAGAACATCGCAGTAGAAGTCGTGCTCTTCAGCCGGAAGCATGGGCTCCTCGGCAAGTCTGAAAACGCTGAAGAATTCGAGGCCTTATTCAAATGA
- a CDS encoding precorrin-2 dehydrogenase/sirohydrochlorin ferrochelatase family protein, with the protein MKLPILLEFEGREALVVGAGTVGRRRAKALSEAGCRVTVAADEALEDGLLPNCQFVEGRYTEALLAGKSIVVAATNQRAVNAQIVTDCKARGILVNAADDPDHSDFFFPAVIRRGDLTLSVCTEGASPSMTREIAQSLRAAYPESVGERLHYLKILRAQVLKNGQSKAEQRRLLKEMTDWPLEKLRKAAERGA; encoded by the coding sequence ATGAAACTGCCGATTTTACTAGAGTTCGAAGGGCGGGAAGCCCTGGTGGTCGGCGCCGGGACCGTAGGCAGACGGCGCGCCAAAGCCTTGTCAGAAGCGGGGTGCCGGGTCACGGTTGCCGCGGACGAAGCTTTGGAGGACGGTCTTCTGCCGAATTGTCAATTCGTCGAAGGCCGCTACACCGAAGCCTTGCTGGCTGGCAAAAGCATTGTGGTGGCGGCGACGAATCAGCGGGCAGTCAATGCGCAGATTGTGACGGACTGCAAAGCCCGCGGCATCTTGGTCAACGCCGCCGATGATCCGGATCATTCGGATTTCTTTTTTCCGGCCGTGATCCGGCGGGGCGATCTGACTTTATCGGTCTGCACCGAAGGCGCCAGCCCGTCGATGACCCGGGAGATCGCTCAGTCTCTTCGCGCGGCGTATCCGGAAAGTGTCGGCGAACGGCTGCATTATTTGAAAATTTTGAGAGCGCAGGTTCTGAAAAACGGTCAGTCCAAGGCAGAACAGCGCCGGCTTTTAAAAGAAATGACGGACTGGCCGCTGGAAAAACTGCGAAAAGCAGCTGAAAGGGGAGCGTAA
- the cbiE gene encoding precorrin-6y C5,15-methyltransferase (decarboxylating) subunit CbiE: MNDKERKYETLTVASLGPGNPKYILPAAMQAIEAAEVVACGKRHLESFDASGKEVHIIGTGGEKLSAVMAAVKAVYPYKKTVLVVSGDCGFYSLLRYAGKVIGKAHIKAIPGVSSLTYFYAKLSLPWQDAALISLHGRDQDLVGCVKRHSSVGVLTDGVHNAAYIAKQLKENGLTDKVLYVGEDLSYPEERISRLSVEEGLAFQEKGMSVVIVADE; encoded by the coding sequence ATGAACGACAAAGAAAGAAAATACGAAACCCTGACTGTTGCGAGTCTCGGCCCGGGCAATCCGAAGTACATTCTGCCCGCCGCGATGCAGGCCATTGAAGCGGCCGAAGTCGTCGCCTGCGGCAAGCGCCATCTGGAAAGCTTTGACGCGTCGGGCAAGGAAGTTCACATCATCGGGACCGGCGGCGAAAAACTGTCGGCGGTGATGGCCGCGGTGAAGGCCGTTTACCCCTACAAGAAGACGGTGCTGGTGGTGTCCGGGGACTGCGGCTTCTACAGCCTGCTCCGCTACGCGGGAAAGGTGATCGGAAAGGCGCACATCAAAGCCATTCCGGGGGTTTCGTCTCTGACTTATTTTTATGCGAAGCTCAGCCTGCCCTGGCAGGATGCAGCGCTGATCAGCCTGCACGGCCGGGATCAGGATCTCGTCGGCTGTGTGAAGCGCCACTCGTCGGTCGGGGTTTTAACCGACGGTGTGCACAATGCAGCCTACATCGCGAAGCAGTTAAAAGAAAACGGATTGACGGATAAAGTGCTCTACGTGGGAGAAGACTTGTCTTATCCGGAAGAGCGCATTTCCAGATTAAGTGTAGAGGAGGGACTGGCATTTCAGGAAAAGGGAATGTCGGTCGTAATTGTAGCAGATGAGTGA
- the cobA gene encoding uroporphyrinogen-III C-methyltransferase: MNSEKAGKVYLVGGGCGNPEFLTIRGKKLLSRCDTVVYDALVNPALLAYAPENCERIYVGKRAANHALPQDEINALLVRLAKEGKDVVRLKGGDPYVFGRGGEEGVALHKAGIAFEEVPGITSVIGGLAYAGIPITHRDCASSFQVVTGHLKNDAAHLDWKVLAATKGTLVFLMGMKNIEKITKSLIENGMDPKTPAAVVREASTPRQETVVGELENIAEKAAHLSAPALIVIGKVVGLREDLRFFDNRPFFGKRFVVTRSRAQASKLVEKIEEEGGATVMYPTIRIQPVDSEMERLKKAIGHIGDYSHLILTSVNGVALFFEALADCRKDARALAGLTVTAIGKATAGALKKHGVTPDIVPKQFVGEALVDALAPELSPSDRILMPRSKNARAYVMEALSKICEVDEIKIYETLREDRTDVDVPALLKAHEVDYITFTSSTTARYFAEKIGPDCAALMKESGAKCASIGPKTSEQLKKLGLPVDIQAKTYTIDGLVEAIKEDCINAH, encoded by the coding sequence ATGAATTCAGAAAAAGCAGGCAAAGTCTATTTAGTGGGCGGCGGATGCGGCAATCCGGAATTTTTGACGATCCGGGGGAAAAAACTGCTGTCCCGCTGTGATACGGTGGTGTACGACGCGCTGGTGAACCCCGCCCTTCTGGCCTATGCGCCGGAAAACTGCGAACGCATCTACGTCGGGAAAAGAGCGGCCAATCACGCTCTGCCCCAGGATGAGATCAACGCCCTGCTGGTCAGGCTCGCCAAAGAAGGCAAAGACGTGGTGCGCCTCAAAGGCGGCGATCCCTACGTTTTCGGCCGGGGCGGCGAAGAAGGGGTCGCGCTGCATAAAGCGGGAATTGCTTTCGAAGAAGTGCCGGGCATCACGTCCGTGATCGGCGGCCTGGCCTACGCCGGCATTCCCATCACCCATCGGGACTGCGCATCTTCTTTTCAGGTGGTGACGGGACATCTCAAAAATGACGCGGCCCATCTGGACTGGAAAGTCCTCGCCGCGACAAAGGGCACGCTGGTCTTTTTGATGGGTATGAAAAACATCGAAAAGATCACAAAAAGTCTGATAGAAAACGGCATGGACCCGAAAACGCCGGCAGCGGTGGTGCGGGAAGCGTCAACTCCGCGTCAGGAAACCGTCGTGGGTGAACTTGAAAACATCGCCGAAAAAGCAGCACATTTGAGTGCGCCGGCGCTGATTGTCATCGGCAAAGTCGTCGGTCTCCGGGAAGACCTGCGCTTTTTCGACAACCGGCCCTTTTTCGGCAAGCGCTTTGTGGTGACCCGCTCCCGGGCCCAGGCTTCGAAGCTGGTGGAAAAAATCGAAGAAGAAGGCGGCGCAACGGTGATGTACCCGACGATCCGCATTCAGCCGGTGGATTCGGAAATGGAAAGACTGAAAAAGGCGATCGGCCATATTGGCGATTATTCCCATTTGATTTTGACGAGCGTCAACGGCGTGGCCTTGTTTTTTGAAGCGCTGGCGGACTGCCGCAAAGACGCCCGGGCGCTGGCGGGCCTCACCGTCACGGCCATCGGCAAAGCGACGGCGGGCGCCCTTAAAAAACACGGCGTGACCCCGGACATCGTGCCGAAGCAGTTTGTGGGCGAAGCCTTGGTGGACGCCCTGGCGCCTGAACTTTCGCCGTCAGACCGCATTTTAATGCCCCGGTCCAAAAATGCCAGGGCCTATGTCATGGAAGCCCTGTCGAAGATCTGTGAAGTCGACGAAATCAAGATTTACGAAACGCTGCGTGAAGACCGGACGGATGTTGATGTGCCGGCGCTTTTAAAAGCGCATGAAGTGGACTACATCACCTTTACCTCTTCGACCACCGCGCGGTATTTCGCTGAAAAAATCGGACCGGACTGCGCGGCCCTGATGAAAGAATCAGGGGCAAAATGCGCGTCCATCGGTCCCAAAACATCGGAACAGCTCAAGAAACTGGGCCTTCCCGTCGACATTCAGGCGAAAACCTACACCATCGACGGACTCGTCGAGGCCATAAAAGAAGATTGCATCAATGCGCATTAA